TCGCTGGAGCCCATGTCGAATGGATAATCCGAGCCGAGCAGGACTTGCCCGGCGCCCGCCACCTCAACGAGGGCGCGCAGCTCGCGGGGGCTGTGCACCAGGGAATCGAAGAAGATCCTCTGAAGATACGTCGACGGCGGTTCGGCGCACCGCTGCGCCTCGGGGCGAACCTTCCAAGCGTGGTCCGATCGGCCAATGGTGGTGGGCAGGTAACCACCCCCGTGCGCGGCGAGGATCTTGAGGTCCGGGTGACGGTCCAGGACCCCGCTGAAAATCACGTGGGACAGCGCGACGGCGTTCTCTGCGGGCTGGGAGACCGTATTGGACAGGTAGAAGCGGTCCAGTCGTTCGTCCAGGGAGCAGCCAAAGGGGTGGAGGAACACGATTGCGTCCAGTTCCGCAGCCCGGTTCCAGAAAGGTTCCAGCCGCGGATCGGAGAGCTCAACAGTGCTGCGCTCCGGGTCCCCGGGCGTGGCAGCAAAAGAGCCGATCTCCACGCCCAGCAAGCCGCAGTCAAGAACAGCATGTTCCAAGGCCTCCACCATTAGCTGCGGATGTTGCAACGGAACCAAGCCCAGCCCGTTCAACCGTTCCGGTGCCTGCTGGACAAGATCCCGGACTGCCTCGTTTGTTTGCATGGCAAGCCGCAGTGCGAGCTCTTCCCCGGCAAAATAGTAGAAATGCGACGGCGACGGTGACACCAGTTGTACGTCCACTCCTTGGGCGTCCATGTCCGCCAGCCGGCGGTCAAGATCAGTGAGCTGCGGCCACCGTTCTTTGATCATGAGGCCGGAGTTCGCCATGGACTCGGGACCGTTCCGCCTGACTTCCAACGCCTGCAGTTCTGCGAAACCTTCAGGGTCAGCGGTGGCCACCAGCTGCTGCAAGGCCGGAATCAGAACGTGGGCATGGACATCCACAGTGGGCTGTTGGGCTGTTTCGATGTGGTTCATGCGGGTTCCTTAAGCATGGTGGAGAGCGAGTTCATCAGGCCCGGAACATTTGCGTCCCTGACACCGTCCAGCATCCATTGACCAAGGTGGACTGAGGCTTTGACGACGGCCGTTGCCCTGTCCAGGCGGCGGTCCGCGAACTCCTTCCAGAGGGTTTCCGTGACGTGGTCCGCGGCGATCAACAGCTCCGCAAGTACCGCGGCGTCTTCCAAGGCCATGGCCGCGCCTTGCGCCACTGTTGGAGGGCAACTGTGCGCCGCGTCGCCAATGATGACGGTACGGCCGCGGTTCCACGGTCCTTCCACCAGGTGCGAAGTGAACCACGTGTAGTTGATTCGCGCACTGTGGTCCAGGTTTGAGCGGATCTCGTTCCACGGGCCGCCGTAGGCGGCGGCGAGTTCGGCCATCACCTTGGGGCCGTCTTCCTGCTTGCGTTCCTGGGCCTTCTCCACGAGGTAGGCATAAATGGTGTCCGGGCCGGTGGGGCAGTAGCCGGCTATGAAACACGGCCCTCCGTAAGTGAGGTCGGTCCGGACCACTTCCCCAGGCCGTTCGACGAAGGCGCGCCAAATACCCATTCCCGTAGGCTTGGGCTCCACCTCGATGCCGATCGCTTTGCGGACTGCGGAGTGCAGTCCATCTGCGCCGATCAGGAGGTCGTAGCCCGAGGTGCCGCCGTCGCCGGTGCGGACGGTGACGCTGCCGCCGTCGTCCTCTATGTCGGTGACGGTCTTGCCGTAACTGATGCGGGCACCTGCCTGCACGGCGCGTTCACGCAGGATGGCAGTCAGGTCCGGACGGTACATACCGAGCGTCGCCGGAAGGTCGTCGCCACCGGTCCGGATGTCGTCCAGGACGGCAATCACGGTACCTGCGGGATCGGGGGCGCGCAGGCCGAGGGTGCTGAACGCGTACCCTTTCGCCTCCACGTCTTCCCAGACGCCAAGATCGCGCAGGACGCGCAGGGCATTTCCCTGCAGTGTGATACCGGAGCCAAGGGTTTGTGGCTCGGTGGCCTTCTCCAGAACCTCCACCTCGATCCCGGCATCTGCCAGGAGGATCGCCGCAGTGAGGCCTGCAGCCCCTGCTCCGACGATTCCGACCTTCTGTACTGCTGCCATCTTAGACTCCTTTGTGGTGACGGCCATACTGCCTATTGTGCTGCTTCTCGCGCGAGGCTGTTTCTGCCCTGGGCTACTTCGGCTGTGACACCGGAGGGCGGACCAGCTATCGCACGGCTACGGGGTTGACCGGGGAACCGACCGCTCCGGTGATGGGAAGCGGAGCGGCTGTCAGCATGAACTCATACCTGCCGTCCCGGGCGCATGCTTCCGCCAATTCATCCAGATCCCACATTTCGCCGAGGAACAGCCCCAGATTGGGAATGGCGATCTGGTGGAGTGGCTGGAAAGCACCTTCAAACTCGTTGGGCCGGACTTCGAATCCCCAGGTGTCTGTGGCGATTCCGGCGATCTCCGAGGCGTGCAGCCATGGTGCCGTGCTGAACGACAACCCGGGAGCGGACCCTCCGGCGTAATCACCCCAGCCTTCGCGGCGAACACGCGTGTACTGCCCGGTGCGGAGCACCACGATGTCGCCGCGGCGAACTACCGAGCTTGGACCCTGGCGTTCAATGGTGCGCTCCAGGTGCTCCGGGGTGATGGCGAAGCCATCGGGCAATTCCCCGTCAGTACGTCCAAGCTCCGGCCCCATGGCGCGGCCAACATCCAACAAAACACCACGGGTGACGATTTTGGCGGCGGCGGTTTCTATCCCGGTGAAGAGGTCGCCCTCAGAGGTGACAACATCTCCCGCGGCCCGGCCGTTCCAGGCTTTGCCGCGATCGAAGATGTGCCCAAGCCCGTCCCACTGAGTAGAGCACTGCAAGGGCATGGCGATCACGTCATCAGCCCCACCGAAGCCGTGCGGGAACCCCTGGTTGCCGCGCTCCGCGTCCACCCCGGTGTCGGTCATGGTGTGAACCGGGTTGGTGCGTCGACGCCACCCCTTCTGGGGGCCATTAGTGTCGAAGGGCTGGGACAAGGAGAACGCATCGCCAGACTTCACCAACGATGCCGCCTCCACGCGCTTGCCGTTGTCTATGAAGTTGAGGGTACCGAGGACGTCGTCGTCGCCCCAGCGTCCCCAGTTGTTGTATAGCTGAGCCGCGGCGGCGATGCTGCCCATCGGGTCAGAGGGCCGGATCAGGTTCGTCTCAACGGCGTCGGCGGTCACTGTTCGTCCTTGCAGTGAATGCGTTGGGTTCCCAGGCCGGTGATGGTGCCCTCCATGACGTCGCCGTCCTGCAGGAGCCGCCCCCAGTGCTGGCCGTTGCCCGCGGGGCTTCCGGTCAGAACCAGGTCGCCGGGCCGAAGAGGCATGATTTGGGATGCTTCGCTGACCAGTTTGGCGACACCGAAGATCATGTCCTGCGTTGACTCGTCCTGCATGGCCTTCCCGTTGAGCTCCAGTGTCACTTGGACATCCTGAGGGTCGCCGAAGAACTTGGCGGGCACCAGCAGGGGACCGGTGGGCAGGAAGCCCGGTGCGTTCTTGGCGCGGTACCAGTCCGAACCGATGGCGGGCATGTCCTTGCGGAACACATACTCGCGCGTGGTGATGTCGTTGACCATGGTGTACCCAAAGACATACTCGAGAGCTTCTTCCGGGGTTACCCGGAAAGCTTCCTTACCGATCACGGCTGCTAGCTCGAGTTCCCAATCGTGGGACTTGCTGTATGCCGGGAGGGTGAGATCGTCCGTGGCTGAAGCGATAGCCGTGGGGAGGCCGATGAAGAAATAGGGTGTTCCCTGGCCGGCGCGCTCATCCATCATGGCTGCTGTCTTGGCGCGCACCTCTTCGGCATCCTGGCCGGCTTCCCGGTGGGCCACGGCCAGATCGATCACGTGCTTGCGGTAGTTGGCGCCGGTCTGTAGGACCTGCGCCGGTTCCACTGGAGCAAGGACCTCGACGGCGGACAAGGCAAGGCCCGCCTCTTCACCGGCCGAGGCTGCGAGCTTGTCAAGTTCGTTTTCGGTGGTCTCCCAGTGGTGGATCAGGCCATTGATGTCACTGTCCAGGGGGAGGACACGTTCGCCTACCAGCAATCCTGCCCTGGCCTTTGTGTCGCCGGGTTCCTGGAAGCGGATCAGCGAGTACGTTGCGTCAGCCATGTTCCTAGCCCCGACCCTGCTTTGCGTAGGGGTTCAGGAGGGCTTCCTTCATTTCGGCGGATGCACCTTCTTCCGTGGCGGTGAAGCCTTCCGCCGGCGGGAAGGATTCTGTCATGGAGTGCGGCATGGCGCCGTTCTTGTAGAAGTTGTTGGAACCTTCCGAGGGCTTCCAGGTGTTGGCGTCCCAGTCCGGCACGTAGTTCCGGTAGCCGCCCGAGTTGAGCTCAACGCGCAGGCCTGAGGGGTCGCGGAAGTACAGGAAGTTCTGTTCGCCCACGCCGTGGATGGAGGGGCCGTATTCCATGGGGGTGCCGTTTTCCATCATGACGTCAGCAGTGCGGAGAAGGTCCTCGGTGGCGTCCACCCAGAACGCGATGTGGTTGACGCGGCCGGCGCGCTGGGAAGTATCTTTGACGACGCCGAGGTCGTGGGACTTCTCGTTGGTGGTCAGTACTGAGAAGACGGTGATGGGTGCTTCGTCCAGGTCAACGAACGCCATGACGCGGAAGCCCAGTGCCTCGTTGTACCACTTGGCGAATCCGCGGACATCGGAGGAAGCCACCGTGACGTGGTCCAGGAAACGGGGAGCGGCTGCGTGGCTGCTACGGCGTTCGGGACGGTCGGGGTACGTGGATTCGAAGCCGGGCTCGGCAACGAACTTCTCCACGTCATAGAACAAGCGCATGTGGTGGCCGTAGGGGCCGGTGAATTCGTAGGCCTTGCCGAAGCCGTGGCCACCGGCCGTCCAGGTGCCCTGCACACCTGTTGCTTCAACACGGGCTGCTGCGGCTTCCAGTGCTGCTTGGGAGTTGGTGCGCCACGCCATCCGGCCGAGCGATGCCTCGGGGCCTTCAGTGATGACCAGGCTGTAGCGGTAGTAGTCGCCCCAGCAGCGCAGGTACACATTGCCATCCACGCGATCAATGATGCGCATGCCGAATTTCTCCTCGTAGAACCGTGCCGAGGCTTCAACGTCCGGAGTGGTGATCTCGAGGTGGGCAAGATGGGAGAGGGGAGTTTCCACGATGAATTTCCTTCTGAGTGCTTGATTGCTGGGACAGTTATCTGCAGGTCCTGTAACAACCATGAGCCACATCACGTATTCGGAGAAGAGCAAGTATCTGATAGCAACTATCTGTTCGGCAAATACTGGCATGGCTCGCCGTCATGGTCCTTGTCCGGGGACCGCGGCTCGTGGGCACGCAAGCTAATGTCCTTCTCCTGTGGATAACCTAGGGGCATGAAGAACCTGGATCTGAACCTCTTGCCACAACTCCAGGTTCTGCTGGAGCTGCGGAACGTTTCCCGGGCTGCGGAACGGCTCCAGCTCAGCCAGCCGGCCACAAGTGCGGCGATGGCCAGGCTGCGGAGGCATTTCGACGACGAACTTTTGGTCCGTAACGGCCGCAGCTACGAGCTCACTCCCTTCGCGCAGTCTTTGGTCCCGCTGGTTGACGAAGCCATGCTTCACATTCAGCGGGCCACGCGCGTCAGGTCCGGATTCGATCCCACCACCAGTGAACGTGAGTTCGTGATTGCCGCATCCGATTATGCCGCGGCACTCATCGTGGGGCCCCTGAGGGGAATCCTGCGGCAGGAGGCTCCGCATGTGGTGGTGGACATCGTCCCCACGTCCGGGGTTCAGGGCGCCTTGGCTGACTATTCCAGAATGGACCTGCTGGTGGGGCCGATGGGCTACAAGATGCAAGGAACCACGAAACAACTGTTCCGGGACAGTTTTGTGGCCGTGGCCGATGCAGGAAACCCTCTTCTGCAGTTGCCGCGGCTGACCTTGGAGGACATCGTGGGGGTGCCGCACGCCGTGGGGTATTTCGGCGAGGGCATCAGCACGCCGGCGGACAAACTCTTTGAAAAGCGCGGTGTTCGGCGACGCGTGGCCGCTGTGGTGGCCGGCTTCCTGTCCCTGCCTTTAATGGTGGAGGGGACGGACCTTGTTGCGCTGGTTCCGCGCATGCTGGCATCCAGGGCGCAGCGGGGGGCGAGCATCGAGGTCCTGGAGTTCGCAGGGGAGTTGGAAGCGGCCTTGGTGGAAGCCATGTATTGGCATCCATCCCTGACAGAGGATCCCGCAAATGCGTGGCTCCGTTCCGTGGTGCAGCGCGCCTGCTCACAGCTCCATGAGATCTTTCATGTGACGGCTCATCCGGTCACCATCACGGCGGATCAGGCCAGTTAGCCCGGGAACGGTCGGGCGCCCCCATGGATGGGGGCGCCCGGATCAGAGTTGGCGTCCTAGCGCAGGGTACGTAACCCCATGGGACTAGTGATCGGCGTCCGCCGCATCTTTATTGGCGGACTTTTCCGCGTCCTTCTCTGCGCGCAATGCCTCGGACTCGTGTTGCTCGTCGGCCTTTTCCTGATGGATGACCTGGGCGAAGAGCTTCTCCATCTCCTTGGCGACACCTGCCGCTGAGGCTGGATTCTGGCCTGTTACCAGGCGCTCGTCCACCGCAACTTTCTCTTCAAAGACACCTGCGGAAACATGGCGGGCACCCTGCTCCTCCAAGCGGTCGGCCAGGAAGAACGGAATAACCTTGTCCTTGCCGGCAGCTACTTCCTCGTCATTGGTAAACGCGGCTACGTCGCGTCCTTGGACGAGTCGGAACCCGTTTTTTAGTTCCACATTCAGCAGACCGGCAGGACCGTGGCACACAGCTCCTACCAGACCTCCGGCGTCGTAGACGCTGGCTACCAGCCGCTGCAGTCCTTCGCTGTCCGGGAAGTCCCACATAGTGCCGTGCCCGCCTACGAGGTAGACGGCATCGTATTGGCCGGGATCCACGACGTCCACGCGGGCGGTGTTGTACAGCCCGGCGCGCGTGGTCTCATCCTGGGTAAAGGCAACCTGGATGGGGTCATCTGTATCTACCTCGTCGCTGGGAGGCTGGCCGCCCTTGATGGAGGCGAAGTCGACGAAGTGGCCTGAATCTTTGAAGACTTTCCAAGGATGTGCGGCCTCGGCGACGTTGTAACCGGTCTTCTCTCCCGTATCGCCGAGCTCGGAAACGCTGGTCAGTACCATGAGGATTTTCTTCATGAAGTGCTCCTTTCGTCCAACGTCCACCCTACGCCCCTTCCGTTTTTAGCCCTCCGGGCAGCCTGTTGACAGACGGGAAGTAACGCGGGTAACCTAAGTCACATGTTCACCGGGTAACGCGCGTTACCAACAGGGTTACCGGTGAGCAGCCAGATCATGAAGCTCTGGCACACCCTCGGATCGAACAAGAGCACCCGGAGCATTCAATGGCGAAAACCACCCCTGACGAGGCCGTGCCCGTGCGGCAGCGGGGAGTCACCATGAAGGACGTTGCCAACCACGCCGGCGTCTCCCGGACTGCAGTCTCGTTTGTGCTGAGCAACCGCGAAAACGCAAGCATTTCCGAGGAAACCCGCACCCGGATCAACCAGGCCGTGCAGGAGCTGGGTTACCGGCCCAACGCCGGTGCACGTGCTTTGGCATCCCGGCGCAGTGACTGGTACGGCATCGTGACAGAGATCGTCACGGCACCGTTCGCTGTCGACATCATTAAGGGAGCCCAAGACCAAGCCTGGCTTGACCGCCGGTTCCTACTCATCGCGCCCTCCGACCAGGCCGATGCCGTAGGACCCAACCAGGGCTTGGAAGATGCTGCAACTGAACAGCTGTTGGAACAACGAGTGGAAGGACTCCTGTACGCAGCCACGTTTCACCGGGGCGTCCATGTTCCGGCGAGCGCCAATGAAGTACCCACCGTGTTGATCAATTGCTTCGATGCGGATGGAAAGCTGCCCTCGATCGTCCCTGACGAGCGTGGGGGCGGCCGGGTGGCCGTCGAACGGTTGCTCCAAGCCGGCCATGCGCGGATTGGAGTCATCAATCTTGACCCGGTTATTCCTGCTTCAGTGGGGCGTTTGGAGGGTGCACGCGAAGCACTCGCCGCAGCCGGACTGGAGCTTGACCCGGAATTGGTGGTGTCCGGATATGCAACGGCTGACGGCGGCTACGAAGCTGCCTGCCACATCCTGGATCGCTACCCGGAAAGCGGCAGGCCAACGGCCCTGTTCTGCCTCAATGACCGGATGGCGATGGGCGCCTATGACGCCATCAAGGAACGGGGCCTGACCATCCCCGGGGACATCGCCGTGATCGGCTTCGACAACCAGGAACTTATTGCGGCCTACCTGCGGCCAAAATTGACCACGGTTGCGTTGCCATTCGAGAAAATGGGCGCCTTGGGCGTCCAAACGCTCGCCGCTCTCACAGCAGGACAGCCGATCCTTGCCGACCAGCAATTGGTCGACTGTCCGCTGCTAGAACGCTCTTCGGTCTGACCGCGAAATCAACGTCGAAGAGCAACCCTTACCCACCCCTTCACCTTGCACGATGAAGATAGGAAAGAGACAACCATCATGACACAACCCCGATACTTCCGGGCTGCCCGGATGACGGCGGCAAGCCTTGCAGTGGGCGCGATGCTGCTCACCGGCTGCACGGCAAATGTCACCAAGACAAGCACTTCCGACGCCGGAGCGAACGCCAGCGCGTTTCTCACCATTCCGCGTGAGGACATGGGAACGTTCGTGCAGAACTTCAACCCGTTCGCCCCCACGGTGAACCCGATGGTTCAGCAGTCCATCTACGAATCCCTCCTGATCTTCAACCCGGCAAAGGGAGATACGGTGCCGTGGCTGGCCACTGAGTGGAAGTCGGCGGAGGACGGCAAATCGGTCACCTTCACCCTTCGTGACGGTGTGAAGTGGTCTGACGGGCAGCCGTTCGTGGCTGACGATGTTGCTTTCACGTTCGAACTTCAGAAGAAGATCAAGGGCGGTTTTGAATACCTGGACACCGTCACGGCCGAGGGCAATAAGGTCACGTTCAACTTCAACAAGCCGTGGTCTCCGGCCCTCTATGATGTGGGTCAGCTGATCATCCTGCCCAAGCACGTATGGTCCGCATTGCCGGACCCGGAGAAGGATGCAAACGCCAAGCCCGTGGGCACTGGACCATACACCGAGGTTGATACTTTCCAGGCGCAGTCCTTCGTGCTCAAGAAGAACCCCAATTACTGGCAGCCGGAAAAGCAGAAGATCGCCGGCATCAAGATGCTCGCTTTTGCAGGAAACGACGGCGCCAACCTCGCCGCCGCAAACGGGGACGTGGACTGGGCTCCGCAGTACATTCCCAACATTGAAAAGACGTTTGTCTCCAAGGACAAGGAACACCGCCAGTACTGGTTCCCGGCCACCGGTGCCATGATCAACTGGCAGCTGAACACCACCAAAGCGCCGTTCAACGATGTTGATGTCCGCAAGGCGCTGAGCATGGCCGTGGACCGCGATCAGGTCACCAAGATCGGTATGAGCGGCTATGCCAAGCCGGCGGACTGCACTGGACTCTCCGGTAACTATGAGACGTGGAAGAACGCCGCGGTCAAGGACAACTGCACGTGGACCAACCACGATGTGCAAAAAGCCAACGAGCTACTGGATAAGGCGGGCTACCCCAAGGGAGCTGACGGGAAGCGCACGCTCAAGGACGGGAAGCCCTTCGAGTTCAAGATCTCCGTGGGTGCGACGTCCTCTGATTGGCTGTCCGTGGCCAACGTGATCGCGCAGAACCTGGCCGAGGTGGGCGTTACTGCCAAGGTGGAGTCCCCTGACTGGGCGGCAGTGGTTGCCGGTTACGAGACAGGCGACTTCGATTCCGGGATCGTCTGGAGCGCCAACGACCCCAGCCCGTACAAGTACTTCAACACCTCCATGGGCACCGCCACGGTGAAGCCGGTAGGCACCAAGACCTTTGATAACTACCACCGCTTCGGCGACACAAAGGCCGATGCCCTCCTGGCCGACTTCGCTGCGGAAGCTGACGAGTCCAAGCAAAAGGACATCGCCAACAAGCTGCAGGAAGAATACAACGACGTCGCACCGTTGGTGCCGCTGTTCTCCGGCCCTGAATGGGGTGCCTTCAATGACACCCGATTCACCGGATGGCCAACGGAGGACAACCCGTACGCCACCCTCTCCGTCCGTTCACCCACAACGGTGCTCGTCCTGACCACGCTGGAACCGCGCAAGTAATTCCTGGCAGGCCTCACGCCGCCGCATCAGCGCTGGCACGCCCGGCGGCACCTTGCCGCTGACCCGGCCTCCCCGCCGGGCGTGCCGCTTCACTTTCCGCAATCCCCG
The sequence above is a segment of the Arthrobacter sp. StoSoilB22 genome. Coding sequences within it:
- a CDS encoding amidohydrolase family protein, with protein sequence MNHIETAQQPTVDVHAHVLIPALQQLVATADPEGFAELQALEVRRNGPESMANSGLMIKERWPQLTDLDRRLADMDAQGVDVQLVSPSPSHFYYFAGEELALRLAMQTNEAVRDLVQQAPERLNGLGLVPLQHPQLMVEALEHAVLDCGLLGVEIGSFAATPGDPERSTVELSDPRLEPFWNRAAELDAIVFLHPFGCSLDERLDRFYLSNTVSQPAENAVALSHVIFSGVLDRHPDLKILAAHGGGYLPTTIGRSDHAWKVRPEAQRCAEPPSTYLQRIFFDSLVHSPRELRALVEVAGAGQVLLGSDYPFDMGSSDPVGAVSEAGFTAADAAKVLAGNASGLGISAAASLAVRPTT
- a CDS encoding FAD-dependent monooxygenase; this encodes MAAVQKVGIVGAGAAGLTAAILLADAGIEVEVLEKATEPQTLGSGITLQGNALRVLRDLGVWEDVEAKGYAFSTLGLRAPDPAGTVIAVLDDIRTGGDDLPATLGMYRPDLTAILRERAVQAGARISYGKTVTDIEDDGGSVTVRTGDGGTSGYDLLIGADGLHSAVRKAIGIEVEPKPTGMGIWRAFVERPGEVVRTDLTYGGPCFIAGYCPTGPDTIYAYLVEKAQERKQEDGPKVMAELAAAYGGPWNEIRSNLDHSARINYTWFTSHLVEGPWNRGRTVIIGDAAHSCPPTVAQGAAMALEDAAVLAELLIAADHVTETLWKEFADRRLDRATAVVKASVHLGQWMLDGVRDANVPGLMNSLSTMLKEPA
- a CDS encoding cyclase family protein is translated as MGSIAAAAQLYNNWGRWGDDDVLGTLNFIDNGKRVEAASLVKSGDAFSLSQPFDTNGPQKGWRRRTNPVHTMTDTGVDAERGNQGFPHGFGGADDVIAMPLQCSTQWDGLGHIFDRGKAWNGRAAGDVVTSEGDLFTGIETAAAKIVTRGVLLDVGRAMGPELGRTDGELPDGFAITPEHLERTIERQGPSSVVRRGDIVVLRTGQYTRVRREGWGDYAGGSAPGLSFSTAPWLHASEIAGIATDTWGFEVRPNEFEGAFQPLHQIAIPNLGLFLGEMWDLDELAEACARDGRYEFMLTAAPLPITGAVGSPVNPVAVR
- a CDS encoding fumarylacetoacetate hydrolase family protein; its protein translation is MADATYSLIRFQEPGDTKARAGLLVGERVLPLDSDINGLIHHWETTENELDKLAASAGEEAGLALSAVEVLAPVEPAQVLQTGANYRKHVIDLAVAHREAGQDAEEVRAKTAAMMDERAGQGTPYFFIGLPTAIASATDDLTLPAYSKSHDWELELAAVIGKEAFRVTPEEALEYVFGYTMVNDITTREYVFRKDMPAIGSDWYRAKNAPGFLPTGPLLVPAKFFGDPQDVQVTLELNGKAMQDESTQDMIFGVAKLVSEASQIMPLRPGDLVLTGSPAGNGQHWGRLLQDGDVMEGTITGLGTQRIHCKDEQ
- a CDS encoding VOC family protein, which encodes METPLSHLAHLEITTPDVEASARFYEEKFGMRIIDRVDGNVYLRCWGDYYRYSLVITEGPEASLGRMAWRTNSQAALEAAAARVEATGVQGTWTAGGHGFGKAYEFTGPYGHHMRLFYDVEKFVAEPGFESTYPDRPERRSSHAAAPRFLDHVTVASSDVRGFAKWYNEALGFRVMAFVDLDEAPITVFSVLTTNEKSHDLGVVKDTSQRAGRVNHIAFWVDATEDLLRTADVMMENGTPMEYGPSIHGVGEQNFLYFRDPSGLRVELNSGGYRNYVPDWDANTWKPSEGSNNFYKNGAMPHSMTESFPPAEGFTATEEGASAEMKEALLNPYAKQGRG
- a CDS encoding LysR family transcriptional regulator, whose amino-acid sequence is MKNLDLNLLPQLQVLLELRNVSRAAERLQLSQPATSAAMARLRRHFDDELLVRNGRSYELTPFAQSLVPLVDEAMLHIQRATRVRSGFDPTTSEREFVIAASDYAAALIVGPLRGILRQEAPHVVVDIVPTSGVQGALADYSRMDLLVGPMGYKMQGTTKQLFRDSFVAVADAGNPLLQLPRLTLEDIVGVPHAVGYFGEGISTPADKLFEKRGVRRRVAAVVAGFLSLPLMVEGTDLVALVPRMLASRAQRGASIEVLEFAGELEAALVEAMYWHPSLTEDPANAWLRSVVQRACSQLHEIFHVTAHPVTITADQAS
- a CDS encoding type 1 glutamine amidotransferase domain-containing protein; the encoded protein is MKKILMVLTSVSELGDTGEKTGYNVAEAAHPWKVFKDSGHFVDFASIKGGQPPSDEVDTDDPIQVAFTQDETTRAGLYNTARVDVVDPGQYDAVYLVGGHGTMWDFPDSEGLQRLVASVYDAGGLVGAVCHGPAGLLNVELKNGFRLVQGRDVAAFTNDEEVAAGKDKVIPFFLADRLEEQGARHVSAGVFEEKVAVDERLVTGQNPASAAGVAKEMEKLFAQVIHQEKADEQHESEALRAEKDAEKSANKDAADADH
- a CDS encoding LacI family DNA-binding transcriptional regulator — its product is MAKTTPDEAVPVRQRGVTMKDVANHAGVSRTAVSFVLSNRENASISEETRTRINQAVQELGYRPNAGARALASRRSDWYGIVTEIVTAPFAVDIIKGAQDQAWLDRRFLLIAPSDQADAVGPNQGLEDAATEQLLEQRVEGLLYAATFHRGVHVPASANEVPTVLINCFDADGKLPSIVPDERGGGRVAVERLLQAGHARIGVINLDPVIPASVGRLEGAREALAAAGLELDPELVVSGYATADGGYEAACHILDRYPESGRPTALFCLNDRMAMGAYDAIKERGLTIPGDIAVIGFDNQELIAAYLRPKLTTVALPFEKMGALGVQTLAALTAGQPILADQQLVDCPLLERSSV
- a CDS encoding ABC transporter substrate-binding protein gives rise to the protein MTQPRYFRAARMTAASLAVGAMLLTGCTANVTKTSTSDAGANASAFLTIPREDMGTFVQNFNPFAPTVNPMVQQSIYESLLIFNPAKGDTVPWLATEWKSAEDGKSVTFTLRDGVKWSDGQPFVADDVAFTFELQKKIKGGFEYLDTVTAEGNKVTFNFNKPWSPALYDVGQLIILPKHVWSALPDPEKDANAKPVGTGPYTEVDTFQAQSFVLKKNPNYWQPEKQKIAGIKMLAFAGNDGANLAAANGDVDWAPQYIPNIEKTFVSKDKEHRQYWFPATGAMINWQLNTTKAPFNDVDVRKALSMAVDRDQVTKIGMSGYAKPADCTGLSGNYETWKNAAVKDNCTWTNHDVQKANELLDKAGYPKGADGKRTLKDGKPFEFKISVGATSSDWLSVANVIAQNLAEVGVTAKVESPDWAAVVAGYETGDFDSGIVWSANDPSPYKYFNTSMGTATVKPVGTKTFDNYHRFGDTKADALLADFAAEADESKQKDIANKLQEEYNDVAPLVPLFSGPEWGAFNDTRFTGWPTEDNPYATLSVRSPTTVLVLTTLEPRK